The following proteins are encoded in a genomic region of Anomaloglossus baeobatrachus isolate aAnoBae1 chromosome 6, aAnoBae1.hap1, whole genome shotgun sequence:
- the RPA3 gene encoding replication protein A 14 kDa subunit, giving the protein MGDVSEVPRVRINTSMLAQYMGKPVCFVGRVEKVHPTGTSFVLSDGAGKNATVELGEPLDEELSGVVEVVGKVTQKATIMGVSYVPFREDVASFDLNLYDEAVKIIHEFPQHYPFGQ; this is encoded by the exons ATGGGGGATGTGAGCGAAGTCCCGCGGGTGCGGATCAACACCAGCATGCTGGCCCAGTACATGGGGAAGCCGGTGTGCTTCGTCGGCCGGGTGGAGAAG GTTCACCCCACAGGGACGTCGTTTGTCCTCTCAGATGGAGCAGGAAAGAACGCCACGGTGGAGCTGGGCGAACCG CTCGACGAAGAATTGTCTGGAGTGGTTGAAGTTGTCGGTAAAGTTACGCAGAAAGCCACAATCATGGGGGTGTCGTATGTACCTTTCAGAGAAGACGTCGCCTCCTTTG ATCTGAACCTTTACGATGAAGCCGTGAAGATAATTCATGAATTTCCTCAGCATTATCCCTTTGGACAATAA